In one window of Neofelis nebulosa isolate mNeoNeb1 chromosome 15, mNeoNeb1.pri, whole genome shotgun sequence DNA:
- the TNFSF18 gene encoding tumor necrosis factor ligand superfamily member 18 — protein MSLSHMEDMPLSHSGPQGTHRPSWKQWFLYSAIVILLFLCSFSTLILTFLPLKTASEPCVAKFGPLPSKWHMTSPKLPCVNNTADWNLKILQNGLYLIYGQVAPNTTYKEPAPFEVRLCKNKDVIQTLTNNSTIQNVGGTYELDAGDTLHLKFNDEHQILKNNTYWGILLLTNPQFIS, from the exons atgagtttgagccacatggAAGACATGCCTTTAAGCCATTCAGGCCCTCAAGGAACACACAGACCATCCTGGAAGCAATGGTTCCTCTACTCAGCCATAGTTATTTTgctgtttctctgctccttcagTACACTAATTCTTACTTTTCTTCCACTCAAG ACTGCCAGTGAGCCCTGCGTAGCTAAGTTCG GACCACTTCCTTCAAAATGGCATATGACATCTCCTAAGCTTCCTTGTGTGAATAATACAGCTGATTGGAACCTGAAGATACTTCAGAATGGCTTGTATTTAATTTATGGTCAAGTAGCTCCAAATACAACCTACAAGGAACCAGCTCCCTTTGAGGTGCGGCTATGTAAAAACAAAGACGTCATACAAACTCTAACAAACAACTCTACAATTCAAAATGTAGGAGGGACTTATGAACTGGATGCTGGAGATACGCTTCATTTGAAATTCAACGATGAACAtcagattcttaaaaataatacctaCTGGGGGATCTTATTGCTAACAAATCCCCAATTTATCTCCTAG